Below is a window of Plasmodium malariae genome assembly, contig: PmUG01_00_47, whole genome shotgun sequence DNA.
aataaatataattcttttaataacgaaaattaaattaatgcTACTGAAATTTATAAGCAGAAACATACAAGAAAATTTACAATTTGTTACCTACCTTCTTGGTTAAAAAAGCCACGGTTCCGtagcttaatttttttcttattttttttcttaagtAGAATGTTCATTGGAATATTACTTGCACAATTTTAACTCAAAACTCTGAAATTTTTGCATACTTAAATTGATTTTTTACTCCAATTCCCTCATAGTTATACctgttaaaatattttaattcacTATTTAATGGTATTTCtagtaacatttttttaatattttgttcctCTTTGGTaataaagttttttttaattaatatacataaaagtaATTCCTAAATTAATTTCTATTAAAAAGCTAGAAAAAagtattcattaaaaaaaatgaattttacaaatttattataataattcgattgtgaataaaattttatatgatcatttgtaaaatagtatatatctccattatatttttataatacatgaattatttattttctttcatttcatatgaaaaaattttctttatataattttgtatttcttgtaatataagcatattacttcaattttaatttttagtttaaATTACTTACGTTTCaaaatttaagtaaaaatatattttgtaactatatctatatatcaGTGTTATACAATACGTTCACACTGCTccaataaatacaaaaaaacacattaatttttaatacaaaactaattatatatttatcttaatttatatataaataaacactTTAGACCagaataagataaaaaatgggGCACAACCAAggttcatttaaaatataaattattacaggactatgaaattatataatattttctactGTACACTAATTTTAActcctatatatatattctatatagtAATCTATTTTAATgagtgaatatatatgttaataaataatatttaattattcttaaactacaatttataataaaaaataaaaatacctGAAACTTTCAAATtcacaaaaaatttaagatcataatttcttatttatcgtaaaaaaataatatgatatacacatgtacatttataaaattatttcatttatatctatgtataaaaaaaaaatatatgtctAAAGATATAGTTGTTCACATTAATAATCCCCTTAGAGAAGAATGTACACTacttataattcattttgtacattcctcaacttaatttttttatatttttaattatttattaagatCTTAATTAtcgttattataattattataactaataaaatcataagtattccaaaaaatattgaacaAATAAAGTCTTCTACTGGAGTAGGATTAAGTTATGGAATAATGGTTAACAGTCCTACAAGAATTGTTTGTAGATTTCTCAAGTAACCTAATCCTTCTAATATAGGGCATCCTATTTtcaattagaaaaaaaaaaaaaaaaacagcaaCTCCAAATGCGTATCTTCtatgtgttatattttttaaatctatatcatgaatttttctattttattcttgAAAGACCTCATAATCATTTTCGTTAACTCATGTTTTTTCAAAACGGATATATTTTCTATCTAGCATTCCCTTATCGTTACCCGTAACTTGTGTATAGAATTTCTTCTTATTTAATGATTTATTAGGTTTTTCGCTTTTCTATATTCccccatttttattattacatatatcatTCTCTTCACATTCACTATGATTAggtatatattcttttaacaCTACAATATTTGAACACttaccttttttataatcGGATAGGGATCTATAcgttctattttttaaattgctACCAAGATTATAGCTCTCATCGGAAAATCTGATAAACCTattctaaaaaaagaaaaaaattaaatatttcatatattatataatgaataattctattataaaaagttgtaataataaaaaaaaaatcaaaaacaAGATGTATACCGCAAATATatccttatataatattatcatataatattcataaatgACATAATCAagttaaaagaataattgcataaattttaattaataacatagttttaaattttttttccatgaTATACTTCtttgatattattaatatatttgtaaaaaaaaaaattattatttcttcttaaataattaatgaaatgTACATTGctgtaataaattttgtaatatatatataaagaaaaatatatttataaacgtattataaaattttaattttaatatttttaaaaaatacactttatttaaaataaaataatttaaatttattcgTAATTATACtaagtatattattaaattatttcatcGAGTGTACTAAttaaatagtatttttacaaatccttttcttaataaactaagggaaaaaaattttattccatattattttgaaatattgagttcccataaaatatacaacatatagaatacatatatagtaggtttatctattattaaaatattaattacacATTTTATGGATGTTATTCTAAtaacaattaaatattatagacATTATATTTcacaaattattattaaaaaaaaatatcaattattataacaataaaataataaaaaaaattaaatgaagaaaaatataattttatgttttttaaaatataacatatgatCCAATTACTccttgtattaatatattatttttttagcgtataatatatttaaaaaattaaatttattttatcctaTCTAATATATGATTTAGTATCTATTTTAAAGTCAAATTAAGACTTCTGTTTTATATTCGtaccataatttttaaaagttgtAATCTTTGCGTTCAAGTggtattacataattttaatgaaaattatctATAATCATGtactaaatttattattatttttttttttaactatatatattcataagtaacaataatgtaataaaagaacgaaaaataaaatacctATTGCTATAATAGAACTGTTACGTATATCaatggatatatattttttttgaatgaaataaaatatttgaatatattatattaatctgtagaattaacaaaaaatacaaaaatatttgatcttttaattaaaatgtatattagaTATGTTTTCACTTTCCTAGAAACAACTACTTGTACATGATAATATCTTATTCCCTTTATCTTAAGTATACTTTTtacaaagaaataattatgaatgagacattatatttatataaaaatattttttaaatgtgtaTTTAAGTGtaataactaaaaaatatattaatttaatgtttttgcgttcatttatatctatataaaatcaattttaataaataaaaatattcgaaAAACCATTCCATAACCAAATTTCTGTATTAGATATATTGAATGAAACAAAgcgaacaaatatataattttgtacatacaaattgttaaaaattatctaaaaaataataaccatattatttataaattatctataaaaatataattgttttttcttatttattgtgtttaataaattgtaattattttgaaaatgttattaattgtttctataaaatacttatattttcatatatatttaaaatgttttcaaaattttacacattacataattatagacaattttgaaaaatagaatatatatagaaatatttaaatacattttaatctattttttcaaaaaaaaataatattagatTCATTACAGATAAagacaatttttattttcatagatatataaaacacTTTAAGAGATATATAAtcattaaaaacaaaataaaacaattccataatataatacatttatctGCAGTTAACTTAAactaatttcttttattgttttgtaataaaaaaaaattaacaaaatatatattctatatattttcaatataatatatatttaagtagaATTTCCAAAATTATCTTTAATATCGCAGCCGAATAcactaataataaattaaattctaTTAGCtcttcatttaatattaaacatttataattttaacttaaaaaataattaaaaataatcaatatttaatatatatattatttaattatatacattttttttttcttttaaaccATCCCCAAACATCTTCACCTTTTTCAAAAAGggattaacaaaaaatatattctataaaatatatatcataaaacatattttatacaatatatattatattttttctaattacaaatatgtatatgtaaatccAACAAAACAGATTCACATtcttacataaattataaaatatgacatatttatagttaatataaatctaataatacattttaataattacttcaataaataataattttagacTTCAGCTGTAGAAAAATACGAAGTAtcacatattatatttataaattaacatactatttcaatatatgtatgtaaattatcctattatatattaattttatctcagaaaaatttatttctcataaaaacctacttacatataaaaaaatcgAAAATGAGACATTAAACATAGATAACATATTAATGAACACATTTAAAAAACTCAAAACACTtatattcacaaaaaaaattaagacatattcttttacagttgaatatatgaatgggtatatttatgtaaattcacctataaaatttatactgTTTtgagaatatttattaagaataacacaaaagataatatatattagttctTATTagatatttctttttaaaaggaataatatCTCATACTATtcattttacctttttctgAACTtgattttttcatattttttaacttttttatgataataaataatccCAAATATTAATGTGAAACCCAATATAACGAACggtatgaaatatattagaatacCAAATAAATGCCATAATACGTGTTTTTCACTAATAGTACTCGATGCTGTAGTAAAAGCAGGTTTCCAAAACCAATCGAACGCTTTCAATATTCCTAAAAAACTTTCAGAGAACCATTAGCCAAGGTTTCTAAGTGGGTCCAAACCCCTAATGCAGTCCATAACCCCCCCGTGTTCTCATTAATAAAACCCCATGATAAATCTACTAAGAATATGATTAAAAACAgtgcaaaaaataataaaggtaAAGTAAAACGTaatctgtattttttaagcattatttttttgtacatctTATCAGTAAttgttctgttttttttaagaaaattctCATAATCGAGTTccttgaatatttttttttccaaatgggaatattttttggttTCAAATGTACaagattttttattcatatcttttttacGACTTCTTGTTATACTTGGTGAACATccatttgttttattcattttgctTTGTACTTCTTCCTCACTGttacatatttcttttttgttggTCAAACCAATATTTGGCATCTCTTCTTTAGTAAATATAACCTTTGAATCgatattatacttatatcCTTCTAGTAATCGATAATTTCTTGTTTCTAATTCTTTCGTACAATTGCAATACTTATTCAATGGCATGTCAAACATgccctaaaaaaaaatgtaaatattttttatttaatagtataaataatacagaggtaaaaaaaggtattaatacagaaaaaaaccaaaaaatgttatgatatcaaatatccttaaataatattttcatacaaCATCACTGTTAAAATGAAGCACCCAAGATAATAGGACAATCTcaacaatattaataagtaAGAGGgtctttgttttttgttccatgatacagatatttaatattataatataatcaaTAAAGAAGTTATTAATAATAGAATATACATCTAATGATAAAacgaaatatttaaaataataaaaaaaaatttattatttctgtataaatatataataaaatatacataactATAATGTACGTTACATGTTATATaatcaaaattaatttttaaaattcattatgtaatatttatattaattttatttaaaaaaaaaaataacttctTTGAAATCATATAATTCgatttaatacatatatatttaaaatatataatttaaatattcagTGTAGTgttataatgatataatacttttattaaCCTTTTTcagaataaattatgaaaaaaatattcgaatacttattatatgtaaatattaagttTATACACTATGTAGAATGTagagaatataaatataatatattcctctatatattatgaaaataattaataatgctaaaaattataaacaattaataattcttattatataaatttttatttagaaaacgttgatttttattaataaaatatcaattattataataatacaataatcataataatataagaaaaaaaacatattaattatattaattaggACAAATGCATTAATTCCTCCTCAagtaaatatacttttttatagtatataatttctttttaagaTAGAAATTTATGGAACTACTTAATCtatgtagatatatatattgtaaaagcAAACAAGGTGtgatttcttatttttgcaccttaatatttgaaaatcacaatttttaattacgTTTAAGTTATACCTTccatataaaagaaatttttttacattcatatacatagatttttaaatttcttttttaatatatatattccaaggtgatataaaaatattaaaaaaaaaaaaaaagtttaaaggTAAAGCagatatataattgttacattaaatttcattaatttaaaaatatatcaattgAAGCAAATTtactaattatatatatatgatataatatgCTTAAATtgtgaaataataaaaatatattcaactaaaatatattacttagTGATTATTCAATTCATAATATtagaaagaataaattactttttatatattcttttgaaAATACATAATCACAGAAACATATTTTACATGGTAACTGAAATGAAtgagtataaatatattattcccaTATATATCTCTCACATACTGTAACCATtagaaatttaattataaaaaaatattccagTCAAAAGAACATTCACTTTATATTATTGATCTCCTTAAAAAATACTATCTTTCCAATtgataattaaaacataaaaaaaaaaaaaacagatgaaaccaaaatattatttataaattaaaaaaaacagaaaaaaaaaaattacatatattaaaattaatatattttgactttttaatatgtatattagtTTCATTATAACGTTTATGAAGATTCTTAGGTTCTATTTTTTCGAACATTTTGAACAGCTCACATTTTTTCTCTTACCTAatgcttatgtatataatgtgCTTTAAtccattataaaaatttataataatgtatacacaaaaattgtaaaatatattatgaaaaataagtgcactatataataaaatactgctaaatatgtacttataaatattgttatttttagaaaCATTTATTGATCCTATGTATTTTTtgatctatttattttaaaaaacaattagTTATTCATCTAGATTATTTACATTCTCTAAATAAAGAGaccatatataaaaatattaatttacaggataatatttaatttttcttttattttttatgtatgacATACGTCTATTACGTTTATAATATAGCACTAAATCTTAAATGCTTTCCTTATTATgtcatttatatgtttaattattaatattttaaaaatacaaataaaagaaaataaatataaaataatattaaatttcaatttctaaaactttttatcatatttataataatttatacatcgaaatctacaaaaaataatatattcactTAAATAACcaatttttatcaaatttattaattatttatatggtttcaagtattattatcttaaatataactattctttattttttttataatgataaaatgtTTGAAACTTTTCCCTTATTTACATATgcgatatattttattttatttttaattctataaaatatctacacttcaattaatatatatactattattatatatattgaaagaTATAAGTTAAAATGTAACCATATAAATAGATGTATTgtataaaattgaaatatattttgtactcAACTGTAAAActttaaaaatgattaaGATTTTCTTAACAACAATATAAACAAGTTTAAAAGTGTAACTAtcttaaaatatgttaattaacaaaatgaaaCTACTAAATCTCAGTTATATTTTGCTTCAGTAAAATTCTTATTTAAGGGTCTATACTCACCAGTAGAAGGCTCTTTTGattctattatatatgaatatatattattatttgcaataattatattaacatttattgcaatatatattatacattttttctctagaattatgaattattctacgtaaaaatattgatacTCTACCAGAAACACTCTTATATAAAGACAACGTTTCAATGTCATAGTAGTTTCGtatttacaaataagtaatattttttaataggaGTACATACTATATGAACCTAGTCCTTTTcttcaaaaacaaaaatatacacctttttaaatatatatgaacactGTAACTAACAACTCGTGGCTATTAAATGATTACCTCATTCAGGTGAcaatttatgttatataatatatagtaatgtaaaaatttttaatataaaaatatttaataataataatttaggTAAATATAGAACAAGTTATAGAGTAAGATAATTCGAGTGTATccttaaaaatatcaaaaaaaaatactagaATAATTTcgtttaataataatattgaaaatgtGATGGTATATTAGCGACATCAACtccaaaaaaaacaataaaattattcctaaaaataattaaagagggtgaataaaaattatgaaattaaaatacaaatattttatgcaaaattatgaattttattaatgcaTAAAATCATAGAATATAAGAAAGAACTAGTTTTAATTGGATATCTATTATAGACAAGGTTTTACATTATAACAatagaaaggaaaaatagcATTTCTTATAAATCTTCCGTccttatgatatatatgcatgaatatttatgaaaaaagataaattcataattaaataatcgTAACTTGAACAATAGATACAATGATTAATAGATTTATCTgtaaataagataaaaataagaaatatttagaataccttatattttaatttatgatGAAACAGAAACAAAAACATATGTACTcttataaatgaataatgaaaatgcaATCAATTACGGAGCTCTACATTTGAAATATCAGTGCTATAAACtttaatttacaaataaaaaaaaaaatatatatatatatataatatataataataataataatatgtcaTTTATTAGGATTAAAGagtattaaataaaacataataataatattacatattttatactatGATAACATGGACAAATACAGTTTATTCCATTATTAGTAAATgcacttgaaaaaaaagttccTTGTACAGTATGTTGTGCGtctacatttatatacataaataaaaaaatatacaaaatattaatatatatttaacatagtataaatttttatattatattatttatttatattattctttaataattttttcaatattaaaatacatcGATATATTAACTCCActacaaaatattttgaacatTAACATTAAATTCTTATTggttttttataataatttgtaGCATAGTAACAGCattgtacattttattaaactactaaaaattatgttatattatattaaagtCATTAAAGTATTCTAACTAGCGTTACTTTTATGCCTATTTAAATCCATACCCTtttctatgtatatatatatacatttcaaattatttacacttattgatttgaaaattttatatatttaaaatatctatttcaataatgtatattattttttaaatatataaataaaataataatagacttattaaaaaatactcaataatttttattaatatttatttattttttattattttaagttaaatatcataaaatattgcAGTAAGTTACAATAATTGTGATCAAATGTTAAAACAGACATATGAGAAATACatcaacaaaaataaaaatattttcataaatctCTAAAacagtaaagaaaaaaaatattatacatatatatttacaaaaaattattagggagttctttcaaaattttttcaaatatttcagaaaaaaatattttgctttatgtTGTCACATGATGATCCACTATTACAAgttaattatgtattatgtttACCGTATATGtcatatattcaaatataaattttgaatCTATAATATcttaaataatgataaattatatttatattattttctccTATActgttattaattaatatatatttaaatgcaATACGATAAAATACAaggaattaaaagaaaaggaaagcttagaacaaaatatttgtaaaaatccaaaattgaaaataaaatatatataaataaaaattaatttacttttaatttttgttttatttaagttTAATATAATCGATTACATGATTATGTGaaataacaatttaaaaaaaattattaccaactaacatatttatatattctttttaattcttttaccATTCTAAGTGTCTATGAACTTGTTTCATATAAtgcattaaaattaaaaataatatatttaaattactacagaataaaatatgttgTTGCAAATAAGTTTAAATTGTCCTGAAATTCTACTTACAAATTGAAGTAACAAAAAggattataaaataataaataaacctttttatttttcatactaaatatttatcaatGTTAAAATGATATTTACTTACATTTatcaaattaaataaaaaataaattaaatatatttaatctatttattccaatatatatattaataattacagaataatatttattatatttcaatacttattatattatataatgtaatatctTATTTCATTCACATGTagttataatgtttttattttatagtgCAAGtagataatttatttaacttaTCTTTAAACATATAGTATAACCTTTTTGCTATAAGTATAactgaaaattttttgttctaaTAATGAGTATTTAAACATTTgttcattaattaatatagataaatataaatttattaaataaaatttaatttatattctattattCACATCCAAAAGTGGCAAAAGAcgtaaaatgtaaaaaatatatatgtacattatactatgttattatagaaatattcTCTATTagaatatgtattaaaaataattaatttttaggcaatttatttatatatatttttaagtttcatatgtatatgtcagttgtttgtattttacaccagcataaaaattattaagcattacttatatattattaattctgTTCTATAGGTAGgacgtatataatataaaaatgtactaataaaatagctatattactataatgcatatatcaaaaataaatacccAGATAtcacattaaaaaaaaaacatagtaTCAGctctattaataatttactatatagactatttattttcagaaaaaaagaaaaaaaagactatatatatattactcaTAGACAGTtaattctatattatttattagtgttacttatatgtaattgtttatttttatctattcgaacgtttttttataaagataatatgaattttatatgcagatatataatttactgtactgtattataaaaatatgattaatatatacattaagttaaaatgtatttttttaatgtaaaagaatataacaatcatataaaacaaatattattgttttcaGTTATATTATAGAGACCATATAAACTATTATgtaaatgataatttaattacctctttttattaagatatatttatttaaaatatcctCATTGATAAATAAgatgatataaatttttattttacgttCAGATGTCTATTTACAACGAACTACAGTACtaatatatagttattatGGAAAAATGTTTACCTAAGGTAatagttattatattttaatatacttaaatttattcataaatttcttatttacCACATAATAATTGATAGTAAAACAAACATGAAAGTTTGTgcttaaataattcttaataattcttttgaaTTTAGTATTCGAGGGTTTATGGCAGTACCTATTTCAGATATTCtagtgatatatattttagaaagGTTGTACATCATATTAGAGATAAAATTAATGGCTTTATTCTTAAGAAAGATAAAGAACCATTAAAGGATATATGCCTATATTTGTCTAATTatctaattaaaaataagaatccACCAAATTACTATGCATCACAAAGAGAATTATGGGAAAGATCATTAAATGAATGGTTAAATCCTTATTATGAAAAGCTGAATGGACTAGGAGAATGCCCCTTgattatgaataaaaatgatttagaaattttaaaattaaaatatgaagtaGATGAATTCTGTAAAGAAAGAAATAGGCATCTGACTGAAATAAGTCTGCCACAAGGAAACCCTAAGCCTGACAGTGATTATTCAAGTAGATGTGACTCATATAATGAATGGATTGatggaaaagaaaagtatttcacgaaaaaaaaaaaactcctTGAAAATTGTtatgaaagagaaaaaacgCAAAAAGATCGAAGAAAAACATGCAATATAATGGATCCCGAAACTTTTAGCAAACTACCGAAATGCAGATCTACCGTTCAAAAAGAATCTAGTCGAGGTCCAACTCAAGAAAATAAAAGCTTACCAGAagtgaataaaaaaaaaagcgaagGAGCGTCAATGCTTGAAGATCAACAACAAAAACCCGCACCTGATATACTCAAAACTGAACCTCAACCTGAACCTCAATCACAACTCCAACATGAAGTTCATAGTGCCCTCGAAAACGGAATTGGCAAGGAATCTCAAAGTATATCCCCAGTAAGATCTTCATCTGAATCTTCATCTATTAAAACTAAAGATGGTCATGAAGATCCTGTACAACATACACAATCAAAATTATCAGTATTTCCTAAAAGTCCTGTTTCTACAGAATCTCAAAAATCTCCTGTATCTATAACTTTGCCTACAAGTCTTGGCGTCTCAGGAACTCCAATCGATTATCAAAATATTCGATTATCATCTGGAAGTTCAAATTTTCCTGATAACTCTATGCCCTCTAAAATTTTAGGTAGtattaatactatttaattttctgTTCTTGAACtaattacattaaatatacatttaaattataattataggTCAGGCAGAAAATCCAACTGTTGCACACAAATCAACTATCTTAATAAGtcttgtaattattattgtactttctctttttattaaagtaaaacaaatatagaagattaaaaatatgataaacttataataattgtaataaataatattgtgaatctatttttttttttttttttattttatattgcaGTATGCTTTAATAGggatatttaaaaaaaagaaaaacataaaaagaaaacaagtGAGATTTCTTAGAATACTGCTACCTTCTCTTTctgacaaaaaaaacaaatatttaacaCGTTTTCATACAGAAAGCACATTAtatgatgatgaagaaatcataaaaaaattaaaaatacatgaacataacactataaaaaatacaaatatattaaagagaaaaaaagaaagattcAAAACTATTATAGAAGTACATATGGAAGTACTGGAAGAATTCAGAAATGAAGAATGggaacacaaaaaaaaagaatttttacatttatgcCTAGAACTGTTCGCAAAAGCGGAATATAGCACATATCGCAATTTGACTAATGAAGAACTGATAATGGAAAATACTAAAAGCATTAATGAtattgaaaaacaaaaaattctATGGAATAAATGGGTAAAAGAACATAGTAATATttctgaaaaattgaaaaaaaccaattggtttaataa
It encodes the following:
- the PmUG01_00077000 gene encoding fam-l protein is translated as MEQKTKTLLLINIVEIVLLSWVLHFNSDVGMFDMPLNKYCNCTKELETRNYRLLEGYKYNIDSKVIFTKEEMPNIGLTNKKEICNSEEEVQSKMNKTNGCSPSITRSRKKDMNKKSCTFETKKYSHLEKKIFKELDYENFLKKNRTITDKMYKKIMLKKYRLRFTLPLLFFALFLIIFLVDLSWGFINENTGGLWTALGVWTHLETLANGSLKVF
- the PmUG01_00077100 gene encoding STP1 protein produces the protein MEKCLPKYSRVYGSTYFRYSSDIYFRKVVHHIRDKINGFILKKDKEPLKDICLYLSNYLIKNKNPPNYYASQRELWERSLNEWLNPYYEKLNGLGECPLIMNKNDLEILKLKYEVDEFCKERNRHLTEISLPQGNPKPDSDYSSRCDSYNEWIDGKEKYFTKKKKLLENCYEREKTQKDRRKTCNIMDPETFSKLPKCRSTVQKESSRGPTQENKSLPEVNKKKSEGASMLEDQQQKPAPDILKTEPQPEPQSQLQHEVHSALENGIGKESQSISPVRSSSESSSIKTKDGHEDPVQHTQSKLSVFPKSPVSTESQKSPVSITLPTSLGVSGTPIDYQNIRLSSGSSNFPDNSMPSKILGRIFKKKKNIKRKQVRFLRILLPSLSDKKNKYLTRFHTESTLYDDEEIIKKLKIHEHNTIKNTNILKRKKERFKTIIEVHMEVLEEFRNEEWEHKKKEFLHLCLELFAKAEYSTYRNLTNEELIMENTKSINDIEKQKILWNKWVKEHSNISEKLKKTNWFNNLKNEWKNEKDSIKNSVQLKMNFSNENQKFSFLEKEKDLWKKWISKKHMIIEQYLQQKWFDEFTQEFLNMSDEYVNEESKNNISLLNSEELQSKEFHEELYSYIKKKLIAKLCILVFMMVLEDCKTEDFIKDEESHLDNSINDWKTDSNLGRKSDAPKQVIHVNDTALEHRKNGQIRAQIGQKSFRQEIEEWIREDDTAANYIYNENSVE